In Pantoea agglomerans, the genomic stretch CTTCTGGTTATGATACGTACCGTTTTACAAGGCAAGCTGCATCGCGTGAAGGTGACCCAGGCGGATTTACACTATGAGGGCTCCTGCGCCATCGATCAGGATTTCCTCGACGCCTCTGGCATCCTGCAGTATGAAGCCATCGATATCTATAACGTCACCAACGGCCAGCGCTTTTCCACCTACGCTATCGCCGCCGAACGCGGATCGAAGATTATTTCGGTAAACGGCGCGGCGGCACGCTGCGCCTGCGAAGGCGATATCCTGATTATCTGCTCTTACGTGCAGGTGGAGGATGCGGAAGCGCGCCAGTGGCAGCCGAAGGTGGCCTATTTTGAGGGCGACAATCAGATGAAGCGTCTGGCGAAGGCGCTGCCGGTGCAGGTCGCCTGAGGGGCGGTGCTGACGTGGGCGGCGTGAACCGATCGCAAAGACGCAAAAGATGGCATCCCTGCCCGCTCGGCCCACGCCTTCCATGGCGTGGGACGCTTTGCTCTTCGGTTCACGTCGCCCACTTGTCAGGCTTTTGAGCCGTCTGGCAAAAAAAAGCAGCCATCCGGCTGCTTTT encodes the following:
- the panD gene encoding aspartate 1-decarboxylase, coding for MIRTVLQGKLHRVKVTQADLHYEGSCAIDQDFLDASGILQYEAIDIYNVTNGQRFSTYAIAAERGSKIISVNGAAARCACEGDILIICSYVQVEDAEARQWQPKVAYFEGDNQMKRLAKALPVQVA